Genomic DNA from Spartobacteria bacterium:
CATCGAAGATATGGCATTTATCCATGTCACAGGTCATCGCGCAGCTGTCGCCTGACTGAATTTGCACGCCAGGAGCAAGGCGGGCGATAAACTGATTGGTGCCGGGGCTGAAATAGACAAATATTTCGTGCCCCATCTGCTCAACCACATACACACTGGCATTGATCTGATTGTCCGCTTTGACATTCTTTTGTGTGGGATTCGCACTGATATGCTCCGGCCGCAATCCCAGCCAAACACTTTTGCCAGCATATTTGGCCACTCTATCGGCCTTGGCGGGCGGCAGACGCAAAACACAGTCTTCGCCTTCAAAGAAGATCCCGCCATCTTGTTTGCGGAGCGTGCCTTTGAGCAGATTCATAGAAGGTGATCCGATGAATCCGGCCACAAACTTATTTGCCGGAAAATCATACAGGTTCAGCGGTGTATCCACCTGCCGGATGTATCCGCTTTCCATGACGCAAATCCGATCGCCCATGGTCATGGCCTCCACCTGATCGTGGGTGACATAAATCATGGTTGCGCCCAGATGTTTATGCAGTTTAGTAATTTCCACACGCATATGCACACGCAGTTTCGCATCCAAATTTGAAAGCGGTTCATCGAAGAGAAACACTTTCGGCTGACGTACGAGAGCCCGGCCCACAGCGACGCGCTGGCGCTGACCGCCGGACATTTCTTTCGGTTTACGTTTGAGCAAACTGGTAATTCCAAGAATGTCAGCGGCTTCGTTCACCCGCTTATCGATCTCCTGTTTCGGCACTTTCGCCAGCTGCAGACCGAAGGCCATATTGTTATACACTGTCATATGGGGATAGAGCGCATAGTTCTGAAACACCATAGAGATATCGCGTTCTT
This window encodes:
- the ugpC gene encoding sn-glycerol-3-phosphate ABC transporter ATP-binding protein UgpC, whose protein sequence is MAEVILKNVEKVYPNGYKAVHGNTLNIKDGEFMVFVGPSGCAKSTTLRMIAGLESISGGEVWIGDKLVNDLPPKERDISMVFQNYALYPHMTVYNNMAFGLQLAKVPKQEIDKRVNEAADILGITSLLKRKPKEMSGGQRQRVAVGRALVRQPKVFLFDEPLSNLDAKLRVHMRVEITKLHKHLGATMIYVTHDQVEAMTMGDRICVMESGYIRQVDTPLNLYDFPANKFVAGFIGSPSMNLLKGTLRKQDGGIFFEGEDCVLRLPPAKADRVAKYAGKSVWLGLRPEHISANPTQKNVKADNQINASVYVVEQMGHEIFVYFSPGTNQFIARLAPGVQIQSGDSCAMTCDMDKCHIFDGETEENLTN